One segment of Micromonospora parathelypteridis DNA contains the following:
- the pepN gene encoding aminopeptidase N, giving the protein MPSLTRVEATARGAAITVESYQVDLDLTGGAELFRSRVAIRFRATPGAATFAEVKPAKLLAVRLNDRDLDPDLLTDNRLPLSGLDAENTLIVEAEMAYSNAGEGMHRFVDPADGETYLYAVSFLDNVQRIFAAFDQPDLKAPFVLSVTAPPEWTVSSNAEVTAQPTPGRWEFAPSAPLATYFFSLIAGPYHVRRAEHDGVPLGIYCRRSLAEHLDADAEEIFTITRQCLDRFHQLFTERYPFGKYDQAFVPEFNAGAMENPGIVTFRDDYVFRSAVTDTQREQRASTIAHEMAHMWFGDLVTMRWWDDLWLNESFAEYLGYRVTAEATRFEQAWTTFAMRRKGWGYAADQRPSTHPVAPEEVADADEGLLNFDGISYAKGAGVLRQLVAWLGDEAFLAGLNAHFAAHRFGNATLADLLASLSTASGRDLSDWAEVWLRRPQVNTLRAEVAVDADGRYTEVAVVQTAPESHPVLRPHRIGVGRYSADGTVQRDEVDVDPAADGGRTVLAELTGAPAARLLLLNDGDLTFAKVRLDRASADAVPLMLPGLADPLARAILWGEALDAVTDGERPVTALVDLMVAALPTETEVIIAEDVLTLSRSLVDRYLDPLTRSAALARIAGACQQLLDGAPAGESLQLAAARGWIAATTDADLLVGWLAGRDVPAGLKVDAELRWSVLRRLVVLGAAGEAEIAIEAAADNSSTGAERAARCRAALPDPAAKQAAWEIIVRDTRLSNRLLEATAEGFWQPEQAELTAAYVERYFADMPAASRRRTPWTADRVAKLAFPQYAVAQPTREAAAALLAGDDLTPGLRRVVTDADDDLRRALVARTAVAAAAA; this is encoded by the coding sequence ATGCCGAGCCTGACCCGTGTAGAGGCGACCGCGCGTGGCGCGGCGATTACTGTCGAGTCCTATCAGGTGGACCTCGACCTGACCGGCGGCGCCGAGCTGTTCCGCTCCCGCGTCGCGATCCGGTTCCGGGCGACCCCCGGCGCCGCGACCTTCGCCGAGGTCAAGCCTGCCAAACTGCTGGCGGTACGCCTCAACGACCGCGACCTCGACCCCGACCTGTTGACCGACAACCGGCTGCCGCTGAGCGGGCTGGACGCGGAGAACACGCTGATCGTCGAGGCCGAGATGGCGTACTCCAACGCGGGGGAGGGGATGCACCGCTTCGTCGACCCGGCCGACGGCGAGACCTACCTCTACGCGGTGAGCTTCCTCGACAACGTGCAGCGCATCTTCGCGGCGTTCGACCAGCCTGACCTCAAGGCTCCCTTCGTCCTCTCGGTCACCGCTCCACCGGAGTGGACGGTCTCCAGCAACGCCGAGGTGACCGCCCAGCCGACTCCGGGTCGCTGGGAGTTCGCCCCGAGCGCGCCGCTGGCCACGTACTTCTTCTCGCTGATCGCCGGGCCGTACCACGTCCGGCGGGCCGAGCACGATGGGGTGCCGCTGGGCATCTACTGCCGCCGATCGCTCGCCGAGCACCTGGACGCCGACGCCGAGGAGATCTTCACCATCACCCGGCAGTGCCTGGACCGGTTCCACCAGCTCTTCACCGAGCGCTACCCGTTCGGCAAGTACGACCAGGCGTTCGTGCCGGAGTTCAACGCCGGCGCGATGGAAAACCCCGGCATCGTCACCTTCCGTGACGACTACGTGTTCCGCTCGGCGGTCACCGACACCCAGCGCGAGCAGCGGGCCAGCACCATCGCCCACGAGATGGCGCACATGTGGTTCGGTGACCTGGTCACCATGCGTTGGTGGGACGACCTGTGGTTGAACGAGTCCTTCGCGGAGTACCTGGGCTACCGGGTCACCGCCGAGGCGACCCGCTTCGAGCAGGCATGGACGACCTTCGCCATGCGCCGCAAGGGCTGGGGGTACGCGGCCGACCAGCGCCCCTCCACCCACCCGGTCGCCCCGGAGGAGGTGGCCGACGCCGACGAGGGCCTGCTCAACTTCGACGGCATCTCGTACGCCAAGGGCGCCGGCGTGCTCCGACAGCTGGTCGCGTGGCTCGGTGACGAGGCGTTCCTCGCCGGTCTGAACGCGCACTTCGCCGCGCACCGTTTCGGCAACGCCACCCTCGCCGACCTGCTGGCCAGCCTCTCCACCGCCAGCGGCCGGGACCTTTCCGACTGGGCCGAGGTGTGGTTGCGCCGGCCGCAGGTCAACACGCTGCGCGCCGAGGTCGCCGTCGACGCCGACGGCCGCTACACCGAGGTGGCGGTGGTGCAGACCGCGCCGGAGTCGCACCCGGTGCTGCGCCCGCACCGGATCGGCGTGGGCCGCTACTCGGCGGACGGCACCGTGCAGCGCGACGAGGTGGATGTCGACCCGGCTGCCGATGGTGGCCGGACGGTCCTCGCTGAGCTGACCGGTGCGCCGGCGGCCCGGCTGTTGCTGCTCAACGACGGTGACCTCACCTTCGCGAAGGTGCGTCTCGACCGGGCATCGGCGGATGCCGTTCCGCTGATGCTGCCCGGTCTGGCCGACCCCCTCGCCCGGGCGATCCTCTGGGGTGAGGCGCTGGACGCGGTGACCGACGGGGAGCGGCCGGTCACCGCCCTGGTCGACCTGATGGTCGCCGCCCTGCCCACCGAGACCGAGGTGATCATCGCCGAGGACGTGCTCACGCTCAGCCGGTCGTTGGTGGACCGCTACCTCGACCCGCTGACCCGGTCCGCGGCGTTGGCCCGGATCGCCGGGGCATGCCAGCAGCTGCTCGATGGCGCGCCGGCGGGCGAGTCGCTGCAGCTGGCTGCCGCCCGGGGCTGGATCGCCGCGACCACCGACGCGGATCTGCTCGTCGGCTGGCTCGCCGGCCGGGACGTGCCGGCCGGGTTGAAGGTCGACGCGGAGCTGCGCTGGTCGGTGCTGCGTCGGCTGGTGGTGCTGGGCGCCGCCGGCGAGGCGGAGATCGCCATCGAGGCGGCCGCCGACAACAGCTCCACGGGCGCGGAACGGGCCGCCCGCTGCCGGGCCGCCCTGCCCGACCCGGCCGCGAAGCAGGCAGCATGGGAGATCATCGTGCGGGACACCAGGCTGTCCAACCGACTGTTGGAGGCGACCGCCGAAGGGTTCTGGCAACCCGAGCAGGCCGAGCTGACCGCCGCCTACGTCGAGCGGTACTTCGCGGACATGCCGGCCGCCTCGCGCCGGCGTACTCCGTGGACGGCCGACCGGGTGGCGAAGCTGGCGTTCCCCCAGTACGCCGTGGCGCAGCCGACCCGGGAGGCGGCCGCGGCGCTGTTGGCCGGCGACGACCTGACCCCCGGGCTGCGTCGGGTGGTCACCGACGCCGACGACGACCTGCGCCGCGCGCTGGTCGCCCGGACGGCGGTGGCCGCCGCGGCGGCGTGA
- a CDS encoding DUF397 domain-containing protein yields MAQHPKGDFDLSRAVWQRAEGDTSDSAVEVAFVDDLIGMRNSAEPEGPVLVFTQAEWDAFVAGAQDGEFDLD; encoded by the coding sequence ATGGCGCAGCACCCCAAGGGCGACTTCGACCTCTCTCGAGCGGTCTGGCAGCGGGCCGAAGGGGACACCTCCGACAGCGCCGTTGAGGTCGCCTTCGTCGACGATCTGATCGGGATGCGCAACTCCGCCGAGCCCGAAGGACCGGTGCTGGTCTTCACCCAGGCCGAGTGGGACGCGTTCGTGGCCGGCGCACAGGACGGGGAGTTCGACCTGGACTGA
- a CDS encoding cytochrome P450, with the protein MATMPADRSPDSTLALLRSGYRFIGERCERYGSDVFRTRILLAPTICLRGRPAAKLFYDNERFERATAMPMRVQRTLTGRGGVQGLDGPEHRDRKAMFMTIMTPTAIRQLGQLFDDEWLTRIPAWEGAGPVRLYDELGRLLTRVVCAWAGVPLPASQVDRRAVELHAMIEAPAVVGPRHWRGRLARHRAERWLAALIERTRAGFSPAPAGSALAVIAEHRDRRGELLPRRIAAVELLNVLRPVVAVDQYLVFAALALHDHPAWRERVRDDDETAEHFVQEVRRYYPFFPIAAARVRRSFDWQGHHFPRGRRVLLDLYGTNHHPSLWPQPELFRPDRFAGRRVDPFELIPQGGGDHRTGHRCAGEWITIELMKRAVANLTTAMRYDIGAQNLALDLHRMPALPPIGLTLTNIRGTA; encoded by the coding sequence ATGGCGACCATGCCGGCCGACCGCAGCCCGGACAGCACCCTCGCGCTGCTCCGCTCCGGCTACCGGTTCATCGGCGAACGCTGCGAGCGGTACGGCAGTGACGTCTTCCGGACCCGGATCCTGCTCGCCCCGACCATCTGCCTCCGCGGCCGGCCGGCGGCAAAACTGTTCTACGACAACGAGCGCTTCGAACGGGCGACCGCGATGCCGATGCGGGTGCAGCGGACCCTCACCGGCCGGGGCGGCGTACAGGGGTTGGACGGACCGGAGCATCGGGACCGCAAGGCCATGTTCATGACGATCATGACACCGACCGCCATCCGGCAGCTCGGCCAGCTCTTCGACGACGAGTGGCTTACCAGGATCCCCGCCTGGGAGGGCGCTGGGCCGGTGCGGCTCTACGACGAGCTGGGCCGGCTGCTGACCCGGGTGGTCTGCGCCTGGGCCGGGGTGCCACTGCCCGCGTCGCAGGTCGACCGGCGCGCAGTCGAGCTGCACGCCATGATCGAAGCTCCGGCAGTGGTCGGTCCCCGACACTGGCGGGGACGCCTCGCCCGGCACCGCGCCGAGCGGTGGCTGGCCGCCCTCATCGAGCGGACCCGGGCCGGTTTCTCGCCGGCACCGGCCGGTAGCGCCCTGGCGGTGATCGCCGAGCACCGGGACCGGCGGGGCGAGCTCCTCCCCCGGCGGATCGCGGCGGTGGAGTTGCTCAACGTGCTGCGCCCGGTGGTCGCCGTGGACCAGTACCTCGTCTTCGCCGCGCTCGCCCTGCACGACCATCCGGCCTGGCGGGAACGGGTCCGCGACGACGACGAAACCGCCGAGCACTTCGTCCAGGAAGTACGCCGGTACTACCCGTTCTTCCCGATCGCGGCGGCCCGGGTCCGACGCTCCTTCGACTGGCAGGGTCACCACTTCCCCCGCGGCCGACGCGTGTTGCTCGACCTCTACGGCACCAACCACCACCCGTCGCTCTGGCCACAACCGGAGCTCTTCCGCCCGGACCGGTTCGCCGGTCGTCGGGTGGACCCGTTCGAGCTGATCCCGCAGGGCGGCGGTGACCACCGGACAGGGCACCGCTGCGCCGGCGAGTGGATCACCATCGAGCTGATGAAGCGGGCGGTCGCCAACCTGACCACCGCCATGCGCTACGACATCGGCGCCCAGAACCTGGCCCTGGACCTGCACCGGATGCCCGCGCTGCCGCCCATCGGCCTGACCCTCACCAACATCCGCGGCACTGCCTGA
- a CDS encoding glycosyltransferase family 2 protein, with product MPSVNPSGDVPRAVRGWAVRHGASTSAARLPMAYVLPLRWHTDTGLAELTGYLRWLAGRVDVLVVDGSAPDLFARHAEAWRGLVRHLPPDPADRGLNGKVIGVCTGVRAAEREHVVIADDDVRYDDAGLIAVHRLLGRADLVRPQNYFDPLPWHAWWDTGRTLLNRALGADYPGTLAVRRSTFLAMGEYDPDVLFENLELIRTMRAYDGTEAAPAWLYVRRLPPDAAHFRSQRVRQAYDDLAQPARLLTALAVLPALAAAVAARRPALLLGAAVGTVALAELGRRRAGGTAVFPPATALAAPVWLLERGVCGWLAVAQRFLLGGVRYGETRIRRAAHPTHTLQTRPH from the coding sequence ATGCCCTCGGTCAACCCCAGCGGTGACGTACCACGCGCCGTGCGTGGGTGGGCCGTCAGGCACGGTGCCAGCACATCGGCGGCCCGCCTGCCGATGGCGTACGTGCTGCCGCTGCGCTGGCACACCGACACCGGCCTGGCCGAGCTGACCGGCTACCTGCGTTGGCTGGCCGGAAGAGTCGACGTGCTCGTGGTCGACGGCTCGGCACCGGACCTCTTCGCGCGGCACGCCGAAGCATGGCGAGGGCTGGTCCGGCACCTTCCACCCGATCCCGCCGATCGCGGGCTCAACGGCAAGGTGATCGGGGTGTGCACCGGCGTCCGCGCGGCGGAACGCGAACACGTGGTGATCGCCGATGACGACGTCCGGTACGACGACGCCGGGCTGATCGCCGTGCACCGCCTGCTGGGTCGGGCCGATCTGGTACGACCGCAGAACTACTTCGACCCCCTGCCCTGGCACGCCTGGTGGGACACCGGTCGGACGCTGCTCAACCGGGCGCTCGGCGCGGACTACCCGGGCACCCTCGCCGTGCGTCGCAGCACCTTCCTCGCCATGGGCGAGTACGACCCGGACGTGCTCTTCGAGAACCTGGAGCTGATCCGCACCATGCGCGCGTACGACGGCACCGAGGCCGCGCCGGCCTGGCTGTACGTACGCCGACTGCCGCCGGATGCCGCCCACTTCCGCAGCCAACGCGTCCGCCAGGCGTACGACGATCTGGCCCAGCCGGCCCGTCTGCTGACCGCGCTCGCGGTCCTGCCGGCGCTGGCCGCGGCGGTCGCGGCCCGGCGGCCCGCGCTGCTGCTCGGCGCGGCGGTCGGCACCGTCGCCCTCGCCGAGCTGGGCCGCCGCCGCGCGGGCGGCACAGCGGTCTTCCCGCCGGCAACGGCGCTGGCAGCCCCGGTCTGGCTGCTGGAGCGCGGCGTGTGCGGCTGGCTCGCGGTCGCCCAGCGGTTCCTGCTCGGCGGCGTCCGCTACGGCGAAACCCGAATCCGCCGAGCCGCCCACCCGACCCACACCCTGCAGACCCGCCCCCACTAA
- a CDS encoding DUF3618 domain-containing protein, with amino-acid sequence MSTDPDQIRREIEATRNSLSSDVDALAYKVSPSRIVDDRKQRARSALQNVRDKVMGTASDLGHGTGQAAHSVGDRASSAASSVSDAAHSAATTVSDAAHSAPRVLRQKSQGNPLAAGLIAFGVGWLASSLIPASRREQEVATQVKAKVSEHSGAVTEKLGAVANELKEELREPAQHAAESVKSTAQDAVHAIKDDTKSAAHDVKDQAQQVRP; translated from the coding sequence ATGAGCACCGATCCCGATCAGATCCGCCGGGAGATCGAAGCCACCCGCAACAGCCTCAGCTCCGACGTGGACGCGCTGGCGTACAAGGTCAGCCCCAGCCGCATCGTCGACGACCGCAAGCAGCGGGCCCGTTCCGCTCTGCAGAATGTGAGGGACAAGGTCATGGGAACCGCGTCTGACCTCGGCCACGGCACCGGCCAGGCCGCCCACTCGGTGGGTGACCGCGCCTCGTCGGCGGCCTCCAGCGTCAGCGACGCCGCGCACTCGGCGGCTACCACTGTCAGCGATGCCGCCCACAGCGCGCCACGGGTGCTCCGGCAGAAGTCCCAGGGCAACCCTCTCGCCGCCGGTCTGATCGCGTTCGGGGTCGGCTGGCTGGCGTCGTCGCTGATCCCCGCCTCCCGCCGTGAGCAGGAGGTCGCTACCCAGGTGAAGGCCAAGGTCAGCGAGCACAGCGGGGCGGTGACGGAGAAGCTGGGCGCGGTCGCCAACGAACTCAAGGAGGAGTTGCGCGAGCCGGCTCAGCACGCTGCCGAGTCGGTGAAGTCCACCGCTCAGGACGCCGTGCACGCGATCAAGGACGACACGAAGTCGGCCGCGCACGACGTCAAGGACCAGGCCCAGCAGGTCCGCCCCTGA
- a CDS encoding phage holin family protein: protein MTMPTQGSGLDSGYHPDAGAPHTAAEVKSSSLGDLMRQVTTDLSTLMRQEVELAKAEIRQEGKKAGKAAGLFGGAGFGGYMVALFLSLALWAGLSNVMDAGWAGLIVAVIWAAIAAALYSMAKKNAQHVRGLKQTNDSVQRIPDALKPHPEGVTR, encoded by the coding sequence ATGACCATGCCGACGCAGGGGTCCGGACTGGACTCCGGATACCACCCCGACGCGGGTGCCCCGCACACCGCCGCGGAGGTGAAGAGCAGCTCCCTGGGTGACCTGATGCGTCAGGTCACCACCGACCTGTCGACGCTGATGCGTCAGGAGGTCGAGCTGGCCAAGGCCGAGATCCGTCAGGAGGGCAAGAAGGCCGGTAAGGCCGCCGGGCTCTTCGGCGGCGCCGGCTTCGGTGGCTACATGGTGGCGCTCTTCCTCTCGCTCGCCCTCTGGGCCGGGCTGTCCAACGTGATGGACGCCGGCTGGGCCGGGCTGATCGTGGCGGTCATCTGGGCTGCGATCGCCGCGGCTCTCTACTCCATGGCCAAGAAGAACGCCCAGCACGTACGCGGGCTCAAGCAGACCAACGACAGCGTGCAGCGGATCCCCGACGCGCTCAAGCCGCACCCGGAGGGAGTCACCCGATGA
- a CDS encoding DUF4383 domain-containing protein, whose protein sequence is MARDARGGRPASHRPRVQSAALAVAGVFLLIGVLGFIPGITTDYGELRFAGHHSDALLLGLFQVSILHNAVHLLFGLAGLVLARSVGGARLFLAGGGAIYLALWLYGLAIEAVDPEAGANILPINDADNWLHLALGFGMLALGLLLSNQAGTGGRLDNPADRH, encoded by the coding sequence ATGGCACGAGACGCGCGAGGTGGCCGACCGGCCAGCCACCGCCCCCGGGTCCAGTCGGCCGCGTTGGCCGTGGCCGGGGTCTTCCTGCTGATCGGCGTCCTCGGCTTCATACCCGGCATCACCACCGACTACGGCGAGCTGAGGTTCGCCGGGCACCACTCCGACGCACTGCTGCTCGGGCTCTTTCAGGTGTCGATCCTGCACAACGCGGTGCACCTGCTGTTCGGGCTGGCCGGTCTGGTGCTGGCCCGCAGCGTCGGCGGCGCCCGACTGTTCCTGGCCGGCGGCGGCGCGATCTACCTCGCGCTCTGGCTGTACGGCCTGGCGATCGAGGCCGTCGACCCGGAGGCCGGGGCGAACATCCTGCCGATCAACGACGCCGACAACTGGCTGCACCTCGCGCTCGGCTTCGGGATGCTCGCGCTCGGGCTGTTGCTGTCGAACCAGGCGGGCACCGGCGGACGCCTGGACAACCCCGCCGACCGGCACTGA
- a CDS encoding GNAT family N-acetyltransferase has product MLIESRPAIDPEIAALVIAQQRELREADGGLDGQVFVPHDDARYLAVVVNGRAVACGALQSIDAETGEVKRMYVRPAYRGRGIARQLLAALEECAFRQGHSVVCLETGTYLPAAIALYRSCGYDEVPVFGEYVGNPYSICFAKRLPVAA; this is encoded by the coding sequence ATGCTGATCGAGTCCCGGCCTGCCATCGATCCGGAGATCGCCGCCCTGGTCATCGCGCAGCAGCGTGAGCTGCGCGAGGCCGATGGCGGATTGGATGGGCAGGTCTTCGTCCCGCACGACGACGCCCGCTACCTGGCGGTGGTGGTGAACGGGCGGGCGGTCGCCTGCGGGGCGCTCCAGTCGATCGACGCCGAAACCGGCGAGGTCAAGCGGATGTACGTGCGGCCCGCGTACCGGGGGCGGGGCATCGCCCGTCAGTTGCTGGCGGCGCTGGAGGAGTGTGCGTTCCGGCAGGGGCACTCGGTGGTCTGCCTGGAGACGGGCACCTACCTGCCGGCCGCGATCGCGCTGTACAGGTCCTGCGGCTACGACGAGGTCCCCGTCTTCGGGGAATACGTAGGCAACCCGTACAGCATCTGTTTCGCCAAGCGGCTGCCGGTCGCGGCCTGA
- the obgE gene encoding GTPase ObgE: MATFVDRVVLHLQAGDGGHGCVSIHREKFKPFGGPDGGNGGHGGSVSLVVDPQVTTLLDFHFHPHVKADNGKGGAGSNRDGANGHQLVLKVPNGTVVQTSDGTVLADMVGAGTTFEVARGGRGGRGNASLANAKRKAPGFAELGEPGDQLDIVLELKSVADVGLVGFPSAGKSSLISVISAAKPKIADYPFTTLVPNLGVVRMDNHTFTVADVPGLIPGAATGKGLGLEFLRHIERCAVLVHVIDSATLEPGRDPVADIDAIEAELAEYGAGLSERPRIVAVNKVDVPDGRDLAEIVRPDLEERGYRVFEVSAATREGLKELTYAMAEMVEAERKAAPPAEPTRIVIRPIAVDDDGFTITAEADGSFTIRGIRPERWVKQTNFDNDEAVGYLADRLARLGVEDKLAKAGAQPGDLVRIGEREFDWQPTLYAGVDFVPGNRGTDVRLEEKSNRLSAADRLAARKARRVRSADEVGADSSDDLDDIDDEDDAE; this comes from the coding sequence GTGGCAACGTTCGTTGACCGGGTCGTTCTGCATCTGCAGGCCGGCGATGGCGGGCACGGTTGTGTCTCGATCCACCGCGAGAAGTTCAAGCCGTTCGGCGGGCCGGACGGCGGCAACGGCGGGCACGGCGGCAGCGTGTCGCTGGTTGTCGACCCGCAGGTGACCACGCTGCTCGACTTCCACTTCCACCCGCACGTCAAGGCCGACAACGGCAAGGGCGGCGCTGGGTCGAACCGGGACGGGGCCAACGGCCACCAGCTGGTGCTCAAGGTGCCCAACGGCACCGTGGTGCAGACCTCCGACGGCACGGTGCTGGCCGACATGGTCGGCGCCGGCACCACCTTCGAGGTGGCCCGCGGCGGGCGCGGCGGGCGGGGCAACGCCTCGCTGGCCAACGCCAAGCGCAAGGCTCCGGGCTTCGCCGAGCTGGGCGAGCCGGGCGACCAGTTGGACATCGTGCTGGAGCTCAAGAGCGTCGCCGACGTGGGCCTGGTGGGCTTCCCGTCGGCCGGCAAGTCGTCGCTGATCTCGGTGATCTCCGCGGCCAAGCCGAAGATCGCCGACTACCCGTTCACCACCCTCGTGCCCAACCTCGGTGTGGTCCGGATGGACAACCACACCTTCACCGTCGCGGACGTGCCAGGTCTGATTCCTGGCGCGGCGACCGGCAAGGGTCTGGGCCTGGAGTTCCTGCGGCACATCGAACGCTGCGCGGTGCTGGTGCACGTCATCGACTCGGCGACCCTGGAGCCCGGGCGCGACCCGGTCGCCGACATCGACGCCATCGAGGCCGAGCTGGCCGAGTACGGGGCCGGGCTCTCCGAGCGCCCCCGGATCGTCGCCGTGAACAAGGTCGACGTGCCGGACGGCCGGGACCTCGCCGAGATCGTGCGCCCCGACCTGGAGGAGCGCGGCTACCGGGTGTTCGAGGTCTCCGCGGCCACCCGGGAAGGGCTCAAGGAGCTCACCTACGCGATGGCCGAGATGGTCGAGGCGGAGCGCAAGGCCGCCCCGCCCGCCGAGCCGACCCGGATCGTGATCCGTCCGATCGCCGTGGACGACGACGGCTTCACCATCACGGCCGAGGCCGACGGCTCCTTCACCATTCGCGGCATCCGGCCGGAGCGCTGGGTCAAGCAGACCAACTTCGACAACGACGAGGCGGTCGGCTACCTGGCCGACCGGCTGGCCCGGCTCGGGGTGGAAGACAAGCTGGCCAAGGCCGGCGCGCAGCCCGGCGACCTGGTCCGGATCGGTGAGCGCGAGTTCGACTGGCAGCCGACGCTCTACGCCGGCGTGGACTTCGTACCCGGCAACCGGGGCACCGACGTCCGCCTGGAGGAGAAGTCGAACCGGCTTTCCGCGGCGGACCGGCTCGCCGCCCGCAAGGCCCGCCGGGTGCGGTCGGCCGACGAGGTGGGCGCGGACTCGTCCGACGACCTCGACGACATCGACGACGAGGACGACGCCGAGTAG
- the rpmA gene encoding 50S ribosomal protein L27, which produces MAHKKGASSSRNGRDSAAQRLGVKRFGGQVVSAGEIIIRQRGTKFHPGDLVGRGGDDTLFALSAGAVLFGTKRGRKTVSIVPQQ; this is translated from the coding sequence ATGGCTCACAAAAAGGGTGCGTCCAGCTCGCGTAACGGTCGTGACTCCGCGGCCCAGCGACTCGGCGTGAAGCGCTTCGGTGGTCAGGTCGTCAGCGCCGGTGAGATCATCATCCGGCAGCGTGGCACCAAGTTCCACCCCGGTGACCTGGTCGGCCGTGGCGGCGACGACACGCTGTTCGCGCTGTCCGCCGGTGCGGTCCTGTTCGGCACCAAGCGCGGTCGTAAGACCGTCAGCATCGTTCCGCAGCAGTAG
- the rplU gene encoding 50S ribosomal protein L21, which produces MYAIVKTGGKQYKVAEGDVIEVEKLTGAPGDAVKLTAVLLVDGDDLVTDAAKLAEVAVSGEIAAHTKGPKIRIHKFKNKTGYHKRQGHRQPLTQVKVTGISSGK; this is translated from the coding sequence ATGTACGCGATCGTCAAGACCGGCGGCAAGCAGTACAAGGTCGCCGAGGGCGACGTGATCGAGGTCGAGAAGCTCACCGGTGCCCCCGGTGACGCGGTGAAGCTCACCGCGGTGCTCCTCGTCGACGGTGACGACCTGGTGACCGACGCGGCGAAGCTTGCCGAGGTCGCGGTGTCCGGCGAAATCGCCGCGCACACCAAGGGCCCGAAGATCCGGATCCACAAGTTCAAGAACAAGACCGGGTACCACAAGCGCCAGGGTCATCGCCAGCCGTTGACCCAGGTCAAGGTGACCGGCATTTCCAGCGGGAAGTAG